Proteins found in one Hypericibacter terrae genomic segment:
- the serA gene encoding phosphoglycerate dehydrogenase produces the protein MTRVLIADDLSPRAAEIFRERGIEADVKVGLSPAELESIIAGYDGLAVRSATKATAKIIAAATRLKVIGRAGIGVDNVDIPAATQRGIVVMNTPHGNSVTTAEHAIAMMFALARQIPAADLSTQAGKWEKSRFVGVELMGKVLGIVGCGNIGSIVADRAQGLKMKVIAFDPYLSDDRAKDLNVEKVSLDQLFARADFITLHTPLTDGTRHMINAGAIAKMKPGVRIINCARGELVVEEDLKAALASGQVAGLALDVFAVEPAKSNLLFGSDKLVATPHLGASTAEAQEKVALQVAEQMADFLLTGAVTNALNMPSVTAEEAPRLRPYMALAQQLGSFAGQMTHSGLKAVKIEYEGHAAELNTRPLTAVALAGLLGPLLDSVNMVNAPVIARERNIEVSEIKHSRPSDYQTLIRLTVTTDRQSRDVAGTLFGGDKPRLVQIKGIAVEAELGHHMLYVTNRDKPGFIGRLGTLLGAEGVNIATFHLGRSGPGEDAIALIEVDERLDDALLARIRQIPDVVQATALSF, from the coding sequence ATGACCCGCGTATTGATTGCCGACGATCTGAGCCCGCGCGCCGCCGAGATCTTCCGCGAGCGCGGCATCGAAGCCGATGTCAAGGTGGGGCTCTCGCCCGCCGAGCTCGAATCCATCATCGCCGGCTATGACGGCCTCGCCGTGCGCTCCGCCACCAAGGCGACCGCGAAGATCATCGCCGCCGCGACCCGCCTCAAGGTGATCGGGCGCGCCGGCATCGGCGTCGACAATGTCGACATCCCGGCCGCGACCCAGCGCGGCATCGTGGTGATGAACACGCCCCACGGCAATTCGGTCACCACGGCCGAACATGCGATCGCCATGATGTTCGCGCTCGCCCGCCAGATTCCGGCCGCCGACCTCTCGACCCAGGCCGGCAAATGGGAGAAGTCGCGCTTCGTCGGCGTCGAGCTGATGGGCAAGGTGCTGGGCATCGTCGGCTGCGGCAATATCGGCTCGATCGTGGCCGACCGCGCGCAGGGGCTGAAGATGAAGGTGATCGCCTTCGATCCCTATCTCTCCGACGACCGTGCCAAGGACCTCAATGTCGAGAAGGTCTCGCTCGACCAGCTCTTCGCCCGCGCCGATTTCATCACGCTGCACACGCCCCTGACCGACGGCACCCGCCATATGATCAACGCCGGTGCCATCGCCAAGATGAAGCCCGGCGTGCGCATCATCAATTGCGCGCGCGGCGAGCTGGTGGTCGAGGAGGATCTGAAGGCGGCGCTGGCCTCCGGCCAGGTCGCCGGCCTCGCTCTCGACGTGTTCGCGGTCGAGCCCGCCAAGAGCAACCTGCTCTTCGGCTCGGACAAGCTGGTGGCGACGCCGCATCTGGGCGCCTCGACCGCCGAGGCGCAGGAAAAGGTGGCCCTTCAGGTGGCCGAGCAGATGGCGGATTTCCTGCTCACGGGCGCCGTCACCAACGCGCTCAACATGCCCTCGGTCACGGCCGAGGAGGCGCCGCGCCTGCGGCCCTATATGGCGCTGGCGCAGCAGCTCGGATCCTTCGCCGGTCAGATGACGCATTCCGGCCTGAAGGCCGTGAAGATCGAATATGAGGGCCATGCGGCCGAGCTCAACACGCGGCCGCTGACGGCCGTCGCGCTGGCGGGGCTGCTGGGACCGCTGCTCGACAGCGTCAACATGGTCAACGCACCCGTGATCGCGCGCGAGCGCAATATCGAGGTGAGCGAGATCAAGCATAGCCGCCCCAGCGACTATCAGACTTTGATCCGGCTGACCGTGACGACGGACCGGCAGAGCCGCGACGTGGCCGGCACGCTCTTCGGCGGCGACAAGCCGCGGCTGGTGCAGATCAAGGGCATCGCGGTCGAAGCCGAGCTCGGCCACCACATGCTCTATGTCACCAACCGCGACAAGCCCGGCTTCATCGGCCGGCTCGGCACGCTGCTGGGCGCCGAGGGCGTCAATATCGCGACCTTCCATCTCGGCCGCTCGGGCCCCGGCGAGGACGCGATCGCGCTGATCGAGGTGGATGAGCGGCTGGATGACGCGCTCCTCGCGCGCATCCGCCAGATCCCCGACGTGGTGCAGGCGACGGCGCTGTCGTTCTGA
- a CDS encoding phosphoserine transaminase — protein sequence MSNAPAPLPALPKPSRLPQRPQFSSGPCVKRPGWSAAALAGACLGRSHRAKVGKAKLAEVLDRSRAILGIPKDYRIAIVPGSDTGAVEMALWSLLGARGVDMLAWESFGKGWLTDVVQQLKLTDVRKLEAPYGRLPDLRSVDFARDVIFTWNGTTSGVRVPDGNWIPASHDGLAICDATSAVFAMELPWEKLDVVTWSWQKVLGGEAAHGMLVVSPRAVARLESYKPAWPLPKLFQMTSKGKLNEGLFKGDTINTPSLLATEDAIDSLKWAEQIGGLKALMIRTQANFNAIERWVERSDWVDFLAEDPATRSPTSVCLRLVDPWFWELEAEQQAKTAKALADRLEAEGAAFDVGAYRDAPSGLRIWAGATVETADLEALFPWLDWAYESLRNEAR from the coding sequence ATGTCGAACGCCCCCGCCCCCTTGCCTGCCTTGCCCAAACCCTCCCGCCTGCCGCAGCGCCCGCAATTCTCCTCGGGTCCTTGCGTGAAGCGGCCGGGCTGGTCGGCGGCGGCGCTGGCCGGGGCCTGTCTCGGCCGCTCCCATCGCGCCAAGGTCGGCAAGGCCAAGCTCGCCGAGGTACTCGACCGCAGCCGCGCGATCCTCGGCATCCCCAAGGATTACCGGATCGCGATCGTGCCGGGCTCCGATACCGGCGCCGTCGAGATGGCGCTCTGGTCGCTCCTGGGCGCGCGCGGCGTCGACATGCTGGCCTGGGAGAGCTTCGGCAAGGGCTGGCTCACCGACGTGGTGCAGCAGCTGAAGCTGACCGATGTGCGCAAGCTCGAGGCGCCTTACGGACGCCTCCCCGATCTGCGCAGCGTGGATTTCGCGCGCGACGTCATCTTCACCTGGAACGGCACCACCTCGGGCGTGCGCGTGCCGGACGGCAACTGGATTCCGGCCAGCCATGACGGGCTCGCGATCTGCGACGCCACCTCGGCCGTGTTCGCCATGGAGCTGCCCTGGGAGAAGCTCGATGTCGTGACCTGGTCCTGGCAGAAGGTGCTGGGGGGCGAAGCCGCGCATGGCATGCTGGTGGTGAGCCCGCGCGCGGTGGCGCGGCTCGAAAGTTACAAGCCCGCCTGGCCGCTGCCGAAGCTTTTCCAGATGACATCGAAGGGCAAGCTCAACGAAGGCCTGTTCAAGGGCGACACCATCAACACGCCCTCGCTGCTGGCGACCGAGGATGCGATCGATTCCCTGAAATGGGCCGAGCAGATCGGCGGCCTCAAGGCGCTGATGATCCGCACGCAAGCGAACTTCAACGCGATCGAGCGCTGGGTCGAGCGCAGCGACTGGGTCGATTTCCTGGCCGAAGATCCGGCCACCCGCTCGCCGACCTCGGTCTGCCTGCGGCTGGTCGATCCCTGGTTCTGGGAACTCGAGGCCGAGCAGCAGGCGAAGACCGCGAAGGCCCTGGCCGACCGGCTCGAGGCCGAGGGTGCCGCCTTCGATGTCGGCGCCTATCGCGACGCGCCCTCCGGCCTTCGCATCTGGGCCGGCGCCACGGTCGAGACCGCCGACCTGGAGGCGCTCTTCCCCTGGCTCGACTGGGCTTACGAGTCCTTGCGCAACGAGGCGCGCTGA
- the serB gene encoding phosphoserine phosphatase SerB, giving the protein MRSVLTLIAATPGALRDDALTAARDALLGLGAGVGAADWLAPGQAFDLPFENVEAAQAERALRERFAGAAFDLAAQPAQNRRKRLLVADMESTIITRELLNELAVIAGIGPQIIPITERSMRGEIDFAQSLRERVALLKGLPVSLLDRVAALIEPTPGARALVQTMRAHGAYTALVSGGFDCFTGLAAKLVGMDEDRANHLVIDGEGLAGRVSEPILDPAAKKNSLLEIAAARGIAAADAAAIGDGANDIPMLLTAGLGAAFRGKPAVAAAARFRLDHADLTGLLYLQGYHANEFRE; this is encoded by the coding sequence TTGCGATCCGTTCTGACCCTCATCGCCGCCACCCCGGGCGCGCTTCGTGACGACGCGCTCACCGCCGCGCGCGACGCTCTGCTCGGGCTTGGCGCCGGCGTGGGTGCCGCCGACTGGCTGGCGCCGGGCCAGGCGTTCGACCTGCCGTTCGAGAATGTCGAAGCAGCTCAAGCCGAGCGCGCGCTGCGCGAGCGCTTCGCGGGCGCCGCCTTCGATCTCGCGGCGCAACCGGCTCAGAACCGGCGCAAGAGGCTGCTGGTCGCCGACATGGAATCGACCATCATCACGCGCGAGCTCCTGAACGAGCTGGCGGTCATCGCCGGGATCGGCCCCCAAATCATCCCGATCACGGAGCGCTCGATGCGCGGTGAAATCGATTTCGCGCAATCCCTGCGCGAGCGCGTGGCGCTGCTCAAGGGCTTGCCCGTCTCCCTGCTCGACCGCGTCGCCGCCCTGATCGAGCCGACCCCGGGTGCGCGCGCGCTGGTGCAGACCATGCGCGCCCACGGCGCCTATACCGCGCTCGTCTCCGGCGGCTTCGACTGCTTCACCGGGCTTGCGGCCAAACTTGTCGGCATGGACGAGGATCGCGCCAATCATCTGGTGATCGATGGCGAGGGGCTCGCGGGCCGCGTCAGCGAGCCCATTCTCGATCCTGCGGCGAAAAAAAATTCACTGCTGGAGATCGCGGCGGCGCGCGGGATCGCGGCGGCCGACGCAGCCGCGATCGGCGACGGCGCCAACGACATCCCGATGCTGCTGACCGCGGGGCTCGGTGCCGCTTTTCGCGGCAAGCCCGCGGTCGCGGCCGCCGCCCGATTCCGTCTCGATCATGCCGACCTGACGGGCTTGCTCTATCTGCAGGGCTACCATGCGAATGAATTCCGCGAGTAG
- a CDS encoding 2'-deoxycytidine 5'-triphosphate deaminase translates to MALFQAEPAETGGKPAFSTGILPYQSIRELVRDREIDALAGIDEDQLQPASLDLRLGAVAYRVPASFLPGPDATVMSKIEAFGLYPIDLRDGAVLERGCVYVVPLQEHVALGSRLSAFANPKSSTGRLDIFTRLIVDGAVAFDRIEPGYRGPLYAEIAPKTFSVLVRQGSRLNQLRLRRGSPPTSGAALRRLHEQVPLVDTPERVTLREDNLGLTLDLSGDPETGLVGFRAKRHADVIDIDRKGALDPKDFWDPIYARSKDKASRGIILNPDDFYILATKEGVTVPPDHAAEMVPYDTLVGEFRVHYAGFFDPGFGYHNARGGGTKAVLEVRSHEVPFILEHEQIVGWLRYERLMAEPEKLYGRDLGSHYQNQGLTLAKHFMPWR, encoded by the coding sequence ATGGCCCTGTTTCAGGCCGAACCGGCCGAGACCGGCGGCAAACCCGCCTTCTCCACCGGCATCCTGCCCTACCAGTCGATCCGCGAGCTGGTGCGCGATCGCGAGATCGACGCGCTCGCCGGAATCGACGAGGACCAGCTGCAGCCGGCCAGCCTCGATCTGCGGCTGGGAGCGGTTGCCTATCGCGTGCCGGCCTCCTTCCTGCCGGGTCCCGATGCGACCGTCATGTCGAAGATCGAAGCCTTCGGTCTCTATCCGATCGATCTGCGCGACGGCGCGGTGCTGGAACGCGGTTGCGTCTATGTCGTGCCGCTCCAGGAGCATGTGGCGCTGGGCTCGCGCCTCTCGGCCTTCGCCAATCCGAAGAGTTCTACGGGCCGCCTCGACATCTTCACCCGTCTCATCGTCGACGGTGCGGTCGCCTTCGACCGGATCGAGCCCGGTTATCGCGGGCCGCTCTATGCCGAGATCGCGCCCAAGACCTTCTCGGTGCTGGTGCGCCAGGGCTCCCGGCTGAACCAGCTCCGGCTGCGCCGCGGCTCGCCGCCGACGAGCGGCGCCGCGCTGCGACGGCTCCATGAGCAGGTCCCGCTGGTCGACACGCCCGAGCGTGTCACCCTGCGCGAGGACAATCTCGGGCTGACGCTCGACCTCTCGGGCGATCCCGAGACCGGCCTCGTCGGCTTCCGTGCCAAGCGCCATGCCGATGTCATCGACATCGATCGCAAGGGTGCGCTCGATCCAAAGGATTTTTGGGATCCGATCTATGCCCGCAGCAAGGACAAGGCCAGCCGCGGCATCATCCTCAATCCCGACGATTTCTACATCCTCGCCACCAAGGAAGGCGTCACCGTCCCGCCCGACCATGCGGCCGAGATGGTGCCCTATGACACGCTGGTGGGCGAGTTCCGCGTGCATTATGCCGGCTTCTTCGATCCGGGCTTCGGCTACCACAATGCGCGCGGCGGCGGCACCAAGGCCGTGCTCGAGGTGCGCTCGCACGAGGTGCCCTTCATCCTCGAGCATGAGCAGATCGTCGGCTGGCTGCGCTATGAGCGGCTGATGGCCGAGCCCGAGAAGCTCTATGGCCGCGACCTGGGCTCGCATTACCAGAACCAGGGGCTGACGCTCGCCAAGCATTTCATGCCGTGGCGGTGA
- the hslV gene encoding ATP-dependent protease subunit HslV: MNSPTASSSTLWHGTTILAVRKGSEIVIGGDGQVSFGNTVMKSNAKKVRRLGQGNVIAGFAGATADAFTLFERLEAKLEQHPGQLTRACVELAKDWRTDRYLRRLEAMMAVADKNVSLVLTGNGDVLEPEDGIIGIGSGGSFALAAARALFDRPELTAEAIVRRSMEIAADICIYTNRNLTLERL; the protein is encoded by the coding sequence ATGAATTCTCCCACCGCCTCTTCCTCGACGCTCTGGCACGGCACGACCATCCTCGCGGTCCGTAAAGGGAGCGAGATCGTGATCGGCGGCGACGGCCAGGTGAGCTTCGGCAACACCGTGATGAAGTCGAACGCCAAGAAAGTGCGCCGGCTCGGCCAGGGCAACGTGATCGCCGGCTTTGCCGGCGCGACTGCGGACGCCTTCACCCTGTTCGAGCGGCTCGAAGCCAAGCTCGAGCAGCATCCGGGCCAGCTGACGCGCGCCTGCGTCGAGCTCGCCAAGGATTGGCGCACGGATCGTTACCTGCGCCGGCTCGAGGCGATGATGGCGGTCGCCGACAAGAATGTGAGCCTGGTGCTGACCGGCAATGGCGACGTGCTCGAGCCCGAGGACGGCATCATCGGCATCGGCTCGGGCGGCAGCTTCGCGCTCGCCGCGGCGCGCGCGCTGTTCGATCGTCCGGAGCTGACGGCCGAGGCGATCGTGCGCCGTTCCATGGAAATCGCGGCCGACATCTGCATCTACACCAACCGCAATCTGACGCTGGAACGGCTATGA
- the hslU gene encoding ATP-dependent protease ATPase subunit HslU has product MNVQPTARKSEPATPAAANFSPREIVSELDRYIVGQQEAKRAVAIALRNRWRRQQLAPELREEVQPKNILMIGPTGVGKTEIARRLAKLAQAPFLKVEATKFTEVGYVGRDVEQIIRDLIEIAIAMTKERLRRDVAAKAEILAEERVLDALVGEGASAETRTKFRKMLRAGELNDREIEIKVKDSGGMPTFEIPGMPGAQVGMVNLGDMLGQAFGGRAKKRKLTVEESHGVLMAEESDNLLDQEKVVAEAIQSVEQNGIVFLDEIDKISARSERMGADVSREGVQRDLLPLIEGTTVTTKHGAVRTDHILFIASGAFHLAKPSDLLPELQGRLPIRVELKALTRDDLKRILVEPEASLIKQYVALLKTEEVELDFTEDGIDALADLAAEINGAVENIGARRLHTVMERVLEEISFTATDHAGAVLRIDSGYVRDRLAPLAKNADLSKFIL; this is encoded by the coding sequence ATGAACGTGCAACCCACCGCCCGCAAATCCGAGCCCGCCACGCCGGCCGCCGCGAATTTCAGCCCGCGCGAGATCGTCTCCGAGCTCGACCGCTATATCGTCGGCCAGCAGGAGGCCAAGCGCGCGGTCGCGATCGCGCTGCGCAATCGCTGGCGTCGCCAGCAGCTCGCCCCCGAGCTGCGCGAGGAAGTGCAGCCCAAGAACATCCTGATGATCGGGCCGACCGGCGTCGGCAAGACCGAGATCGCGCGCCGCCTGGCAAAGCTGGCGCAGGCGCCCTTCCTGAAAGTGGAGGCGACCAAGTTCACCGAGGTCGGCTATGTCGGCCGCGATGTCGAGCAGATCATCCGAGATCTGATCGAGATCGCCATCGCCATGACCAAGGAGCGCTTGCGCCGCGACGTCGCCGCCAAGGCCGAGATCCTGGCCGAGGAGCGCGTGCTGGACGCGCTCGTGGGCGAGGGCGCCTCGGCCGAGACGCGCACCAAGTTCCGCAAGATGCTGCGCGCGGGCGAGCTCAACGACCGCGAGATCGAGATCAAGGTGAAGGATTCCGGCGGCATGCCGACCTTCGAGATTCCGGGCATGCCGGGCGCCCAGGTCGGCATGGTCAATCTCGGCGACATGCTGGGCCAGGCCTTCGGCGGCCGCGCCAAGAAGCGGAAATTGACCGTGGAAGAATCGCACGGGGTCCTGATGGCCGAGGAAAGCGACAATCTCCTGGATCAGGAGAAGGTGGTGGCCGAGGCGATCCAGTCGGTCGAGCAGAACGGCATCGTGTTCCTCGACGAGATCGACAAGATCTCGGCGCGCTCCGAGCGCATGGGCGCCGATGTCAGCCGCGAGGGCGTGCAGCGCGACCTGCTGCCGCTGATCGAGGGCACCACCGTCACCACCAAGCATGGCGCGGTCCGCACCGACCATATCCTCTTCATCGCGTCGGGCGCCTTCCATCTGGCGAAGCCCTCGGATCTGCTGCCCGAGCTGCAGGGCCGCCTGCCGATCCGCGTCGAGCTCAAGGCGCTCACGCGCGACGACCTGAAGCGCATCCTGGTCGAGCCCGAAGCCAGCCTCATCAAGCAATATGTGGCGCTGCTCAAGACCGAGGAGGTCGAGCTCGATTTCACCGAGGACGGCATCGACGCGCTGGCCGACCTCGCCGCCGAGATCAATGGCGCCGTCGAGAACATCGGCGCGCGGCGCCTCCACACCGTGATGGAGCGCGTGCTGGAAGAGATCAGCTTCACCGCCACCGACCATGCCGGCGCGGTGTTGCGGATCGATTCCGGCTACGTGCGCGACCGCCTGGCGCCGCTCGCGAAGAACGCGGATCTGAGCAAGTTCATTCTGTAG
- a CDS encoding helix-turn-helix domain-containing protein, whose amino-acid sequence MTPFGQRLRELRAERKRTLKDMAAVLKVSSAYLSALEHGHRGKPSSGLVQQIAAYFNLAWDDVDELKRLALISDPRVTIDTSGLSPAATELANTLAERIGDLDEVTIAALRKKLEG is encoded by the coding sequence GTGACGCCCTTCGGCCAGCGCCTGCGCGAGCTGCGCGCCGAGCGCAAGCGCACGCTGAAAGACATGGCGGCGGTACTGAAGGTGAGCTCGGCCTATCTCTCGGCCCTCGAGCATGGCCATCGCGGGAAACCTTCGTCAGGCCTGGTGCAGCAGATCGCCGCTTATTTCAACCTCGCCTGGGACGATGTCGACGAGCTCAAGCGTCTGGCGCTGATCTCCGATCCGCGCGTGACCATCGACACCTCGGGATTGTCGCCGGCGGCGACGGAACTCGCCAACACGCTGGCGGAGCGCATCGGCGATCTCGACGAAGTGACGATCGCGGCGCTGCGGAAGAAATTGGAGGGGTGA
- a CDS encoding Smr/MutS family protein, whose translation MTTRKPSADEQALFREAMQGAKPIARKKRVSSSAVNTAPAVTPAKAGAQASADSAGGPMDPRFRGDDKRRGSPVAPAPKAKPPLDAGRIADLDKRTGERFKRGEMAIDAKIDLHGLTQAEAHDKLQGFLAKAAAGGKRCVLIVTGKGAGGWGVLRDAVPRWLNEPEMRRHLLAFSLAQPRHGGAGALYALLKRKREP comes from the coding sequence ATGACGACGCGCAAGCCTAGCGCCGACGAACAGGCCCTGTTCCGCGAGGCGATGCAGGGCGCCAAGCCGATTGCGCGCAAGAAGCGCGTGTCGAGCTCCGCCGTCAACACCGCGCCTGCCGTCACCCCCGCGAAAGCGGGGGCCCAAGCCTCAGCCGACAGCGCTGGCGGCCCCATGGATCCCCGCTTTCGCGGGGACGACAAACGGAGGGGCAGCCCGGTGGCGCCGGCGCCGAAGGCAAAGCCGCCGCTGGATGCGGGCCGCATCGCCGATCTCGACAAGCGCACCGGCGAACGCTTCAAGCGCGGAGAGATGGCGATCGACGCCAAGATCGATCTTCATGGGCTCACCCAAGCCGAGGCTCACGACAAGCTGCAGGGCTTTCTCGCCAAGGCCGCTGCTGGCGGCAAGCGCTGCGTGCTGATCGTGACCGGGAAAGGTGCGGGCGGCTGGGGCGTGCTGCGCGATGCCGTGCCGCGCTGGCTGAACGAGCCCGAGATGCGCCGCCATCTCCTGGCCTTCTCGCTGGCGCAGCCCCGCCATGGGGGTGCGGGCGCGCTCTATGCGCTCCTGAAACGGAAACGCGAGCCGTGA
- a CDS encoding LutC/YkgG family protein, translating into MTDARAEILGRLRRALKRDALDAKAASGIEARVAAHAPGPIPARTQLDREGLIALFSTKLQGVAGTVERLGSLNDVPAAVAKYLARHNLPAAVKLAPAPMLSQIDWSGQPMIELSSGRSDGNDLVSLTPAFAAVAETGTLMLTSSAETPTTLHFLPDHHIVVLPLSRLVGPFEEAWAKLRASTGGGQMPRTVNLVTGPSRSADIGLVPQLGAHGPRRIHVLLVDDDAQA; encoded by the coding sequence ATGACCGACGCACGCGCCGAGATCCTGGGCCGGTTGCGCCGCGCCCTCAAGCGCGACGCCCTGGATGCCAAGGCCGCTTCCGGCATCGAAGCCCGGGTGGCGGCCCATGCGCCCGGCCCCATTCCGGCCCGCACCCAACTGGATCGTGAAGGGCTGATTGCGCTCTTCAGCACCAAGCTGCAGGGCGTGGCGGGCACGGTCGAGCGGCTGGGTTCGCTGAACGACGTACCGGCGGCGGTCGCGAAATATCTCGCCCGCCATAACCTGCCGGCCGCGGTCAAGCTGGCGCCGGCACCGATGCTGTCGCAGATCGACTGGTCGGGCCAGCCCATGATCGAGCTCTCGTCGGGCCGCAGCGACGGCAACGATCTGGTGTCGTTGACGCCGGCCTTTGCCGCGGTCGCGGAGACCGGCACGCTGATGCTGACCTCGAGCGCCGAGACGCCGACCACGCTCCATTTCCTGCCCGACCATCATATCGTGGTGCTGCCCTTGTCGCGGCTGGTGGGTCCCTTCGAGGAGGCCTGGGCGAAGCTGCGCGCTTCGACCGGCGGCGGCCAGATGCCGCGCACGGTCAATCTGGTGACGGGTCCCTCGCGCAGCGCCGATATCGGGCTGGTGCCGCAGCTGGGCGCCCATGGCCCGCGCCGGATCCATGTGCTGCTGGTCGATGACGACGCGCAAGCCTAG
- a CDS encoding DUF1036 domain-containing protein, translating into MTRWIKWVGLAVAAAWMTFAATPAHADFSVCNKSSYKIFVAFGYWSAKDKAWTSEGWWTLEKGDCQIVYKPNLDQEKYYVYAESTDHDYTWSGKYPFCASDDEFTIVGDSECKSRGYYSVDFFEVEVGDKRDFTQDLVD; encoded by the coding sequence ATGACGCGTTGGATAAAGTGGGTGGGGCTTGCGGTGGCGGCGGCGTGGATGACCTTTGCGGCGACGCCAGCCCATGCGGATTTCTCGGTCTGCAACAAGAGTTCCTACAAGATCTTCGTTGCGTTCGGCTATTGGAGCGCCAAGGACAAGGCCTGGACCTCCGAGGGCTGGTGGACGCTCGAGAAGGGCGACTGCCAGATCGTCTACAAGCCGAATCTCGATCAGGAGAAATATTACGTCTACGCGGAATCGACCGACCATGATTACACTTGGTCGGGCAAATATCCGTTCTGCGCCTCGGATGACGAGTTCACGATCGTCGGCGATTCCGAGTGCAAGTCGCGCGGTTACTACTCGGTCGACTTCTTCGAGGTCGAAGTGGGCGACAAGCGCGATTTCACGCAAGACCTGGTCGATTGA
- a CDS encoding LutB/LldF family L-lactate oxidation iron-sulfur protein has product MNAPTAPFVGISDPAQGPRSPSAVGHGVSDQFKHNADLALGDAKLQVALAEMRSSFKGRNEAARKGLPEFQALSDHAKAIKQHVLANLDYYLERFEAKVKAAGGQVHWCNDAAEARDKVLAICRSAGARTVTKGKTMVGEEIAINHHLEANGILPVETDLGEYIIQLRGETPSHIIAPAIHVSKEGVADTFRAHHTDLDPARPLSEITAMLAEARGKLRARFLAADVGITGANFLIAETGSSVIVTNEGNGDLTQTLPKIHIVLAGIEKVVPTLEDATAIFRVLARSATGQEMSVYTTVSTGPRRAHDLDGPGEYHVILLDNGRSGVLGTEFEDMLRCIRCGACMDHCPVYHAIGGHAYGSVYPGPIGAVLTPALFGLAHSKDLPNASTLCGRCESVCPMQIPLPKMLRQWRERSFERHLAPARERWGIKAWAWLARHPQIYRGAMALAARLLRRPATGRIRHLPLGGAWTAGRDFPAASGRTFQEQWRRRARP; this is encoded by the coding sequence ATGAACGCCCCCACGGCTCCCTTCGTCGGTATCTCCGATCCTGCCCAAGGCCCGCGCAGCCCTTCGGCCGTCGGTCACGGCGTCAGCGACCAGTTCAAGCACAATGCCGATCTGGCGCTGGGCGACGCCAAGCTGCAGGTGGCGCTGGCGGAGATGCGCTCGAGCTTCAAGGGCCGCAACGAGGCGGCGCGCAAAGGCCTGCCGGAATTCCAGGCGCTCAGCGACCATGCCAAGGCGATCAAGCAGCATGTGCTGGCCAACCTCGACTACTATCTGGAGCGGTTCGAGGCCAAGGTGAAGGCGGCCGGCGGCCAGGTGCATTGGTGCAACGATGCGGCCGAAGCGCGCGACAAGGTGCTGGCGATCTGCCGGTCGGCGGGTGCGCGCACGGTCACCAAGGGCAAGACGATGGTGGGCGAGGAGATCGCCATCAACCACCATCTGGAAGCCAACGGCATTCTCCCGGTGGAGACCGACCTCGGCGAATACATCATCCAGCTGCGGGGCGAGACGCCGAGCCACATCATCGCGCCGGCGATCCATGTCAGCAAAGAGGGCGTCGCCGACACCTTCCGCGCCCACCATACCGACCTCGACCCGGCGCGGCCCCTGTCGGAGATCACGGCCATGCTGGCCGAGGCCCGCGGAAAGCTCCGGGCCCGGTTCCTGGCGGCGGATGTCGGCATCACCGGCGCCAATTTTCTCATCGCCGAGACCGGTTCCAGCGTCATCGTCACCAACGAGGGCAATGGCGACCTGACCCAGACCCTGCCCAAGATCCATATCGTGCTGGCCGGGATCGAGAAGGTGGTCCCGACGCTCGAGGACGCGACCGCGATCTTCCGGGTGCTGGCGCGCTCCGCCACGGGCCAGGAGATGTCGGTCTATACGACGGTCTCGACCGGCCCCCGCCGGGCCCACGACCTGGACGGGCCGGGCGAGTATCACGTCATCCTGCTGGATAACGGCCGCAGCGGCGTCCTGGGCACCGAGTTCGAGGATATGCTGCGCTGCATCCGCTGCGGCGCCTGCATGGACCATTGCCCGGTCTATCACGCCATCGGCGGCCATGCTTACGGCTCGGTCTATCCGGGCCCGATCGGGGCGGTGCTGACCCCGGCCCTGTTCGGGCTGGCGCATTCCAAGGACCTGCCCAACGCCTCGACCCTCTGCGGGCGCTGCGAAAGCGTCTGCCCGATGCAGATTCCCCTGCCCAAGATGCTGCGGCAATGGCGCGAGCGCAGTTTCGAGCGCCATCTGGCCCCGGCACGGGAGCGCTGGGGAATCAAAGCCTGGGCCTGGCTCGCCCGGCATCCGCAAATCTACCGAGGGGCCATGGCCCTGGCCGCCCGGTTGCTGCGCCGGCCGGCCACAGGCCGGATCCGGCATCTCCCATTAGGCGGGGCCTGGACCGCCGGCCGCGACTTCCCGGCGGCCTCCGGGCGGACCTTCCAAGAGCAATGGCGCCGGCGCGCCCGTCCTTGA